gATTTTTTttcggattttttttttattttttttcgAATTTTTTTcggatttgggattttttggggggttccAGGTGATTTTGGGTTCCCGTGTTGGATTTTGGGTTCCCGTGTTGGATTTTGGGGCTCCAAGgttgggaattttggggttcaGTGTGGGATTTTGAGGGCCAGGTGAGTTTGATGTCCAGGTtttgatttgggattttttttggggggttgcCCAGGTGATTTTGGTGTTTCagggttgggttttggggtttttttggagggtCCCAGGTgagttttggggtccccccccTTTGCTCACCTTGAGGGCCACGCCCATATGAGTTTGGGATCCAGGgttggatttgggattttttggggcaTTCCAGGTGATTTTGGGTTCCCGtgttggattttggggtcccaggtGATTTTGGGCTCCAAGGttggcatttttggggttcagtgttggattttggggtcccccccgTGCTCACCTTGAGGGCCACGCCCAGGGTCCCGGCGCATCCCATCAttcccagcagccccaccagCTGCAGCACGCGGCGCCCCGCCCGCTCCACCAGCACCACCTGCCACAGGGGGCGGGGCTTAGCCCGGACACGCCCACCAGGAGGCCACGCCCACCAATTGGATCCCACTCCATTATGGGACATCGCCCATTCGTGAGGCTCCTCCCCCCTTGTGACCACACCCATACCGTGAGACCCAAGTTGTGACCACGCCCACCACCAGTCCACTCTCCATGGCCACGCCCACATGGAAACCACACCCAGAATGACCACTCCATCACAAAGACCACACCCCATTGTGACCACGCCCATGGAGACTCCTCCCACTTGTGACCACACCCACCATGAGACCACTCCCCATGACCTCACCCCTTGAGACTCCTCCCACTTGTGACCACGCCCACCACAATGACCATGCCCCATTGTATACACACCGGCTGAGACTCCTCCCCCTTCATGACCATGCCCACCAAGACCACGCCCACCAATGAGACCACTCCCACTCATGACCACGCCCACCCCTTAGACCCCACCTATCAAACCCCACCCACTTGGAAGGCTCCACCCACCAGGGCCACACCCGATTGAGACCACACCCACAATGAGACCCCTCCATCCATGACCACGCCCCCAAATGACACCACACCCACTCATGACCACGCCCATACGGTGCCACTGGATGTGGCAGTGGGCGTGGCTTACCGACAGGGCGGTGGCCACCACGTTGACCACGCCCGTTCCGATGGTGCCCACGGCTGGGTCCTTAAGCCCCGCCCCTTCAAAGATGGACGTCGAATAGTAGAAGATCTGGGGTGGGTAAAGGGGCGTGGTCAGCAAGAGGACACGCCCTCTCAAGCCACGCCCCTTATGGCCACACCTACATGAAGCCCCGCCCtttaaaaaatccccccaaTCACATTGAACCGGCTCTGGCCACGCCCAATCCCAAAGTGGCCGCGCCCACGAGGCCTTGCCCATTTCCCTTAAACCACGCCCATCTTTGCTCATTTTCTGCCCATTTTTCGCCGGTTTTGCGCCATTTTTCCCGTTTTTGGGTGTTTTCGCCCCATTTTTACCGCGTTGATGCCCGAGGGCTGCTGCGCCATCTGCAGCCCCAGCGACACCATGGCCACGCCCATTTCCCTTAAACCACGCCcatttctgctcattttctgCCCATTTTTCGCTATTTTTGCACCATTTTTgtgccattttttccccatttttcccgTTTTCGGGTGTTTTCGCCCCGTTTTTACCGCGTTGATGCCCGAGAGCTGCTGcgccagctgcagccccagcgtCACGATCAGCGGCTGTCGGTAACGGCGGCTCcggcacagctccagcagccccacctTGGGGGCGGGGCCTCGGCCAAGCTCCGCCTCCAGCGCCGCCAGCCCCGCCTCCGCCGCCGGTCCAGCCAATCGTGAGAGGCCtggggggggaaagggaggggcTTGTTGTGAaagtgggaggggaggaggaggaaggtgagggagaggaagaggaaagggaaggggaaggggaagaaggaaagtGAGGATGAGGACGATGAAGGTGAGGAGAAAACGGGGattgaggaagaggaggaggaagaatcgggatggaggaggaggaagaggaaagcaaggaggaggaaaatttgggatagaggaagaggaagaaaaatcaggacagaggaagatgaaggcGAGGAGGAAAAtttgggagagaggaggaggaggaggatgatgatgatgatgatgatgaaggggatggaggaggaagaATTGGGAcggaggaagaggaagaggaagaggaagagaagggggGGGAGGAAAATTTGGGACAGCGAAAGTGGAGGAAGAGGGGgaatggaggaggaggatgatgaaggTGAGGAGGAAGAATTGGGacggaggaagaggaggatgagaatgaggatgaggaggaagaagaaaggaatgaagGAGGGAGACGAGGACGAAAGGCagcgaggaagaggaggaaaacgAAGCTGAAGGGGAGGAAGAAtcgggagggaggaggaggaggaggaggaagagcccGGAGCCCCGCGGCGAGGCCGAAGGCTCCCGCACTCACCGCGGCGCGCGCGGCCGCGCTGGCCCCGGGCCAGCAGGAACCGGGGGCTCTCGGGAcacagcggcagcagcagcagctgcagcgcCGCCGGCAGCAGCCCCGCCCCCAAAAGCGCCGGCCACGCCCTCGGCGTCCCCAGCAGCGCCcgcagccccagcacctgcGGGAGAGGCCGCCATATCGCGGGATATCGCGGGATATCGCGGGATATCGCGAGATAGGCGGGCAGAAGGGGGCGATATGACGATGTAAATGGCGGGATGTCGCGATAGAGGGTGGGGTTTGGCGCTATGTCGCGAGGGGGAGGGGTGTGTCGCGAGGTGTCGCTGCAGGGATCCCAAATTCTCCCCTGAgcgccccaaaatcccctcaggACCCTCAGCCGTGCCCGTCCAAGCCACGCCCACCTCCCGGCCACGCCCACCCCCCTGAGGCTCCTCCCACCTGCTCCCCAAGGAGCCCAAGGTCTCCCCACACAAAGACCCCTCCCCATTTAAGCCCCGCCCACCCCTTCAAGCCCCGCCCACTCACACCCCATTCAGGGTGGGCGGagcatccccacagcccccaaTGACCCATCCCCATCTAAGCCCCGCCCACAATGACTCCTCCCACTCTAGCTCCACCCACCGAAGACCCGCCCAACCCCGCAGGCCCCAAATTTTCCCCCGGGACCTCCAAAAATCCACCCGGGACCACCAAAAcccccctgggaccccaaatTACCGCCCTTGAACCCAAAATTTTCCCCCCTGAGACCCCGAATTTTGCCTCTGGGACCCCAAACGGCCCCCGGGCCCCCCGTATTTGTCACCTGTGCCACCAGGATGCCCAGGACGATGCCGAGCTGGTGCAGGGTCCCCAGCGCCCCCCGCAGGCGCAGCGGCGCCACCTCCCCCACGTAGAGAGGCACCAGCACCGAGACCAGCCCTGGAAGGGGCGGGGTCAGCCGGGACACGCCCCTCGGGACAGAGGACACGCCCACACAGAGAGAGGACACGCCCCTCAGCACGCAGGGGatccccccccaaaaatgcccaccaaaaatctcaaaaatttGCCCAGAATTCCTCCAaaatccccccccccaaaaatctcaaaaattcctccaaaacccaccccaaaaatcaccccaaaaaatccccaaaattaaCGCCCACCAAACAGCCAGGCCATGCCCACACAAAGATAGGACACGCCCACACAGAGACAGGACACCCCCCTCGCCCCATGGGGACCCCCcgaaaatcccccaaaaatgctccccaaaaatgtccccaaaaatctcaaaaattcctccaaaatccaccccaaaaatcGCCCCAAAAATCGCCCCAAAAATGCCCAAAAGTAACCCCAACTCAAC
This DNA window, taken from Molothrus ater isolate BHLD 08-10-18 breed brown headed cowbird unplaced genomic scaffold, BPBGC_Mater_1.1 matUn_MA744, whole genome shotgun sequence, encodes the following:
- the LOC118701152 gene encoding solute carrier family 2, facilitated glucose transporter member 4-like codes for the protein MGTALAGGAMAERLGRKGALLATNGLAVVGGALMGGAKLGPTYILIIIGRFIVGAYSGLVSVLVPLYVGEVAPLRLRGALGTLHQLGIVLGILVAQVLGLRALLGTPRAWPALLGAGLLPAALQLLLLPLCPESPRFLLARGQRGRARRGLSRLAGPAAEAGLAALEAELGRGPAPKVGLLELCRSRRYRQPLIVTLGLQLAQQLSGINAIFYYSTSIFEGAGLKDPAVGTIGTGVVNVVATALSVVLVERAGRRVLQLVGLLGMMGCAGTLGVALKLGGPVWGALALGSALAFVGFFAVGPGPLPWFVGAELFPPGPRGAALALAGLVNWASNTAVAMAFPPLQDAMGPLVFLLFGGLLGGFSLFTFLLLPETRGRPFPDPRDPQNAPNSSPLALLGPPEKDTELQSLAGHEEP